GGAAGTGCCCGCGGAGAAGCGGGTGAACACTCGCGGCATCGAGGTTGGCCAGATCTTCTATTTCGGCACGAAGTACTCCGAGCCGATGAAGGCGCTGGTGGCCGGCCCCGACGGCGTCGACGTGCCGATCCATGGTGGCTCCTACGGCGTCGGCGTCTCGCGCCTGTTAGGTGCCATCATCGAGGCCTGCCATGACGAGGCCGGCATCAAATGGCCGGAGGCGGTGGCGCCGTTCCGCGTGGCGATCCTCAACCTCAAGCAGGGCGATGCCGCGGTCGATGCGGCCTGCGAGAAGCTCTATGCGGAGTTCACCGCCAAGAGCGTCGACGTGCTCTACGACGACACCGACCAGCGCGCCGGCGCCAAATTCGCCGCCGCGGACCTGATCGGCATCCCTTGGCAGATCATGATCGGGCCGAAGGGCCTCGCCGACGGCAAGGTCGAGATCAAGAAGCGCAGTGACGGCTCCCGCGAGACGATGTCGCCTGCGGACGCGGTCGCGCGCCTGGTCGGCTGAATATTGTTCATCGCCCGAGATCGCGGCCGCCAATCCGGCCACAATTGACCCCGAATCATGGGATTATCGAGCGATGGATGAGACCATGACCGAAACCGTTCAAACCGCGCCTTTCGCGCCATTCGAGTGGATGCTGTCGGCGCGCTATTTGCGGGCGCGCCGCAAGGAGGGATTCATCTCGGTCATCGCCGGGTTCTCCTTCCTCGGCATCATGCTCGGCGTGGCGACGCTGATCATCGTCATGGCCGTGATGAACGGCTTCCGCAAGGAGCTGCTCGACAAGATCCTCGGCCTCAACGGCCACATCCTGGTGCAGCCGCTGGAATCGCCGCTCACGGACTGGAAGGACGTCGCCGACCGCATCAGCCAGGTCCAGGGCATCCGGCTCGCCGCGCCTGTGGTCGACGGCCAGGCGCTCGCGTCATCGCCGTGGAACGCCTCCGGCGTGCTGGTGCGCGGCATCCGATCCGACGACCTCAACAACCTCACCTCGATCGCCAAGAACATCAAGCAGGGCTCGCTCGAGGGCTTTGACGAAGGGCAGGGCGTTGCGATCGGCCGGCGGCTCGCAGACCAGCTGTCGCTGCACGCCGGCGACAGCGTGACGCTGGTGGCGCCGAAGGGCGCGGTCACGCCGATGGGCACGACGCCGCGCATCAAGCCATACAAGATCGTCGCCGTGTTCGAGATCGGCATGTCCGAATACGATCTCGGCTTCGTGTTCATGCCGCTGGCGGAAGCGCAGGCCTATTTCAACCGCAGCAGCGACGTCACCTCGATCGAGGTGTTCACCACCAACCCCGACAAGATCGACGCCTTCCGCACGGCGGTGACGGAAGCCGCGGGCCGCCCGGTGTTCCTGGTCGACTGGCGGCAACGCAACTCAACCTTCTTCAATGCGCTCCAGGTCGAGCGCAACGTGATGTTCCTGATCCTGACCATGATCGTGCTGGTCGCAGCGCTGAACATCGTCTCCGGCCTGATCATGCTGGTGAAGGACAAGGGCAGCGACATCGCGATCCTGCGCACCATGGGCGCCTCGCAAGGCTCGATCATGCGCATCTTCCTGATCACGGGCGCCTCGATCGGCGTGGTCGGCACGCTGGTCGGCTTCTTCGTCGGCCTCGTGATCTGCCTCAACATCGAATCGATCAGGCAATTCCTGTCGTGGCTGACCTCGACCGAGCTGTTCTCGCCGGAGCTCTACTTCCTGTCGAAGCTGCCCGCCGAGATCGACATCGGCGAGACCACGGCGGTCGTCATCATGGCGCTGACGCTGTCGTTTCTGGCGACGCTCTACCCGTCCTGGCGCGCCGCGCGCCTCGATCCCGTCGAAGCGCTCCGGTACGAGTGAGGGGCTGATGGAGCAGCAGGGGGCGGAAGATGTACCGGTCATTTATCTCCACGAGATAAAGCGGCAGTACTTGCAGGGCGAGGTGCCGCTGACGATCCTCGACGGCGCCAAGCTCGCGCTGTGGCCGGGCCAGTCGGTTGCGCTGGTGGCGCCGTCGGGCTCGGGCAAGTCGACGCTGCTGCACATCGCGGGGCTGCTCGAAGCCCCGGATTCCGGCGAGGTCTATGTCAACGGCGCGCCGACCTCGCAACTGCCCGACATCGAGCGCACCCAGCTGCGCCGCACCGACATCGGCTTCGTCTACCAGTCGCACCGCCTCCTGCCGGAGTTCTCCGCGCTGGAGAACGTGATGCTGCCGCAGATGATCCGCGGCCTGAAGAAATCCGAGAGCGTCAAGCGCGCCAAGGAGATCCTCGGCTATCTCGGCCTCGGCGACCGCATCACCCATCGCCCGGCCGAGCTGTCGGGCGGCGAGCAGCAGCGCGTTGCGATCGCGCGCGCGGTCGCGAACGCGCCGCGCGTGCTGTTTGCGGACGAGCCGACCGGCAATCTCGACCCCGGCACCGCTGAGCACGTGTTCCAGGCTCTGATGCAGCTGGTGAAGGCGACCCGGGTCTCGATGCTGATCGCGACCCATAACATGGAGCTCGCCGGCCGCATGGACCGGCGCGTCTCGCTGTCGAACGGCCAGGTCGTCGAGCTCGAATAACCAAGCGTCAGCCGCGGGCTTGGTTCACCGCTCCCAAGGGAGAGCTGAATTCCGACGCGGCGCTCGTTCGTCCTCAAACTAAAACTGCGAAAACAACCCCATGCACAGTAGCCGGACACCGCCGGCTAGACGCGGGGTGACGCATCCCAATTCCTTGACATGTCATGGAAACCCGCTGCGACGGCGCATCGCCGCAGCGGGCAGGCCGATTACGGCCTGATCACCGTCAATCTGAACGGTCCGCCGTTGGCCGCGGCATGGGCCACCGCCTCGTTGGCGTGGTCGAGGTCGAACGTCGTCGTCTGGTATTCGTCGAGGCGCAGCAGTCCGGACCGCACCAGCGCGATCAGGCGGCTCGCCGCATCCGGAGGATACATCCAGACGCCGTGAATGCTGATGCAGTTGCGCATGAGCCAGGGGTAGGGCAGCTCGAGGCCCGGGCCGCCCGCCATGCCGACGCCGCCCATCAGCACGACGCGGCCATAGGCGCGCACCGTCATCATTGCCGCACGTACGACGATCGGGCTCACCGAGGGCGGCATGATGTCGAACACGCAGTCGATCGGCCCCGGCGCGGCGCGCTTCATCGCTTCGCGATCGTCGTCCTCGTTGCCGGTGAGCCTGACCGGCTTCACGCGGCTGCCGAAGCGGCGGACGAGGTCGGCGAGGATCTTTTCGTTGCGGCCCGGCGTCACCACGCAGGCCGCGCCCATTGCGAGCGCGACCGAGACGGCGGCGCTGCCGAAATTGCCGGTGGCCCCGCTCACCAGCACGGTCTCGCCCGGTTGGAGGTTGGCGGCAAGGAAGCCGCCATAGGGCACCAGCAGCGTCCCCAGCGCGCACCATTGCGTGGCTTCCTCCGACGTGATCGCGCCGAGGCGTTTGACGTTCTCGGTCGGCACCCGCATCTGCTCGGCGAACGAGCCGTGGCGAAAATGCCGTTGCAGGTGCATGCCGCCGGGGCCGGCGGCCGTGAGCCCCTGCAGCGCGATGTCGGGCGCGACGGCATCATCGCGCGAGCGCACCGTCGGATCGCAGAACACCCAGTCGCCGACGGCAAGCTTGGTTGCGTCCGGACCGATCGCGCGCACCCGGCCGATGCCGCCGGGGCCCGGGATGATCGGCAGGTCGAGCGCGTAGTTGCGTGTCCCGTCGAAGACCTCGTTCATGTAGGACAGGACGCGCGTGGCGACGACGTCGACGATGACTTCGCCGGTGCCGAGCATCGGATCGGGGGCAGTCTCGATCACCAGCGGCGATCCCAGGGATTTGAGTACGGCAGCTTTCATGTGTTCACCTCAAGGTCGGGTGAAGCGGATATGCGCTGCCTTGGAACGGCCAGGAAGGCCTGGTATTATCCTAGTATTCCAAAAACCCTCCATCGCGGGAGCGACATCATGGCCGATCCACGCCGCGTCGAATTCGGCGACTTCCTGAGGTCCCGCCGCGAGAAGCTGTCGCCGAAGACCGTCGGGCTTCCGGCCGGCCGCCGGCGGCGCACCGCGGGGCTACGCCGTGAGGAGGTCGCCCAGCTCGCTGGCATCGGCGTCGACTGGTACATCCGCCTCGAGCAGGGCCGCACCGTCAGTCCCTCCGTCACCACCATCGACGCGCTCGCCCGTGCGCTGCGCCTCTCGAAGACCGAGCATGCGCACCTCAAGGCGCTGGCACGCGACGGCGACAAGCGCGCGTTCACACGCGAGGTCGTGCCGGCGCCCATTCGGCGGATGATCGAGAGCCTGCCACATCCGGCCTACATCACCGGGCGGCGCTGGGACGTATTGGCCTGGAACGAGGCCGCCGAGGAGGTCTTCGCCTTCGGGCAGCTGCCCGAGCAGGACCGCAATACGCTGCTGCTGGTGCTGACCAACAAGCAGACGCGAAAGATTTACGGCGCGGGCTGGAGCGACGTCGCCAAGAGCATGGTCGCGATGTTTCGCGCCACGCACGACGTCTGGGCCGGCGATCCGGCTTTCGCCGAATTGCTGACGCGGCTGCGCCAGGGCAGTCCGGAATTCGTCAAATGGTGGGAGGCGCACGAGATCCGCAGCACCTCGTCGGGACTCAAGACCATGAACCATCCGACCAGGGGCCTGCTCCGCTTTGAGCACACGAGCTTCCAGGCCAATGACGATCCTGCGCTGAAGCTGGTGATCTATACGCCGGTGTAGGGGCATCGAGCACAGCGACGACGACGTCCCGACCCGGGCGCGAGGCAAGCACGCCGGCGGTCTCTCAACGCAAGGGAACCTAAATGCCCTCAGGTGGTTAGACGGCAGTCGGGTGGGCCATCTCCTGAAGCGGAGAGCGGCGCGAATGGTCGCTTCCATCCAGATTTGGCCGGGAGAGGGAATTGTCGGGGGCGGAGCGATGACGATGGCGGCCGGGGCGCATTTGACCGATCGCAACTCCGTTCTTGCCGCCCTTGGCGACTACATCCGAGAGATCAGCAATCCCGACGATCTCGCCTATGCCGCGGCGGAGCTGCTCGGCCGCAGCCTCGATGTAAGCCGGGCGGGCTACGGCACGGTCGACACCTCGGCCGAAACCATCACGATCAACCGCGATTGGAACGCGCCTGGCATTTTGAGCCTAGCCGGCGTGCTGCACTTCCGCGACTATGGCAGTTACATCGACGACCTCAAGCGCGGCGAGACCGTGGTTTGTGCCGACGCAGAGCAGGACCCGCGCGTCGGTGATCGTGCGCGAGCGCTCGAGGCGATCTCTGCCCGTGCACTCGTCAATATGCCGATCTCGGAGCCCGATGGGGTTGTGGCTCTGCTCTACCTCAACAATGCAAAGCCCCGAAAATGGACTTCGGAAGAGCTCGAGCTCATCCGCGAAGTTGCCGAGCGCACGCGCACTGCCGTCGAGCGTCGCCGCGCGGAGACGTCCGTCCGCGAGAACGAGGCGCGCCTGCTTTTCCTGGATGCCCTCAACAAGGCGACTGCCAAGACCCGCGATGCGGACGGTGTCCTTGCAGTGACGACCAGGATGCTTGGTGAGCATCTCGGCGTATCGAACTGCGCCTATGCCGATATGGACCCTGACGAGGATGGCTTCACCATCCGTGGGGATTGGGCGGGGCCAGGGGCGATCCATATCGTGGGTCACTACAGCCTCGCCAATTTCGGCAAGAAGGCGGTTCAGGAGCTCAGCGCCGGCAGGCCGCTCATCATCAATGACAATCTGAAGGAGATCGCGCCGGAGGAAGCGGCCACCTTCCAGAGGATCGGCATCGGCTCGACGATCTGCATGCCCTTCGTGAAGGAGGGGCGCCTGACCGCCTTGATGGCAATTCATCACCGCAGTCCGCACCTTTGGACCCGGCGCGAACTCGCTCTGCTCACCGAGGTGACCGAGCGATCATGGGCGCACATCGAGCGCGTTCGATCGGAAGAGGCTGCGCGGGAGGCTGCCGAACGGCTCAGTCTTGCGAACACCGCGGCCGGGATCGGCATCTGGGATTATGACCCGGTCAACGACGTCTTGCGATGGGACAACCGCTGCAAAGCGTTGTTCGGTTTGTCCCCCGATGCCGACGTCAGCTATGAAGGGGCCTTCCTGAAGGGCCTGCATCCCGAGGACAGGGACCGCGCACACGGGGCGGTCTCGAAGGCCCTGTCGCCGGAGTCCCCGGCAGCCTACAACATCGAGTATCGGACGGTCGGCATCGAGGACGGTGTCGAACGCTGGGTCGCCGCCACCGGTGATGCCCTCTTTTCCAACGGCCGCGCCGTGCGGTTCATTGGCACGGTTCTCGATATCACCGACAAGAAAAAGTCCGAGCGCCATCTGAGAATCCTGAACGACACGGGCGCTTCGGTCGCCCGCGAACGAGATCTCGAGACGATCGTTCAGGTCGTCACGGATGCCGGCGTCGAACTGTCGGGCGCCCAGTTCGGGGCGTTTTTCTACAACGTGCTGACGCCCGACGGCGGCAGCTACATGCTCTATGCATTGTCGGGCGCACCTCGATCGGCGTTTGAAAACTTTCCGATGCCGCGCAACACCGCCGTATTCGAGCCGACCTTCAAGGGGACGGCGGTGGTCAGGTCCGACGACATCCTGCGGGACCCTCGTTATGGCAGGAACACGCCGCGGAAGGGCATGCCCGAGGCCATCTTCCGGTCCGATCCTATCTGGCAGTCCCCGTGGCCTCGCGAAGCGGTGAAGTCCTCGGCGGACTGTTCTTCGGTCATCGTGAAACGGGAAAATTTCAGGCCGAACACGAGACTGCCTTGCTCGGCATCGCCGGCCATGCCGCGACGGCCATCGACAATGCGCGGCTTCTGACGCGACTCCAGACGCTCAATGCCGAACTGGAGCAGCGGGTTGCCGACGAGATCGGTGAACGCATGAAAGCCGAGGAGCAGCTGCGGCAGGCTCAAAAAATGGAAGCCGTCGGGCAGTTGACCGGAGGCATCGCCCACGACTTCAACAATATGCTGGCCGTCATTCTCGGCAGCTTGAACCTCGCCAAGCGGCGGCTCGGAAAGGGAGAGGTCAACATCGATCGCTTCATCGACGGGGCCATTGACGGCGCGAACCGCGCAGCCACCTTGACGCAGAGGCTGCTGGCCTTCTCTCGCCAGCAGCCGCTGGCGCCCGAAATCGTGGACATCAACAAGATGATCGGCGGCATGAGCGAACTGCTCGACAGGTCGCTCGGCGAGCTCATTCGCCTCGAAACGGTTCTGGCGGCCGGTCTCTGGCGCGTCAGAGCAGACACTGCGCAACTGGAAAGCACGGTTTTGAATTTGGCGGTCAATGCCCGCGATGCCATGCCCAAGGGCGGCAAGCTGACCATCGAAACAAGCAACGCGTCGATCGATCAAAGATATGCTCGCGAATACGCACTGGCGCCCGGGCAATATGTCCTCATTGCCGTAACGGACAACGGCATCGGAATAGCGAACGACGTGCTGGGCAGGGTGTTCGACCCCTTCTTCACGACCAAGGAAGTGGGCAAGGGGACCGGCCTTGGACTGAGCCAGGTCTATGGTTTCGTGAGGCAGTCAGGCGGCCACGTGAAAATCTACTCGGAGGTCGGCGTTGGCACGACCGTAAAGGTCTACCTGCCGCGCTTCGTCGGCGATGACAAAATTCGGGAGGCCTCGGAAAGCGTGGCGCATCCCGGCGCAGACTTCCAGAAGGAGACCATTCTCGTCGTCGAGGATGATGAGCGTGTTCGCAACATCTCGTCGGAAAGTCTGCGCGAACTCGGTTACACCGTTTTCGAAGCGGCAGGCGCGAAAGAGGCGATCAGGAAGATCGAAGAGGGGCCCGTTCCGGATCTGCTGTTTACGGATGTCGTGATGCCCGAAATGACAGGCGCCGAGTTGGCAACCGAGCTGTTGAAACGGCACCCTGGACTGAAAGTGCTGTTCACGACCGGCTATACGCGCAATGCAATTGTTCACAACGGCATGCTCGATGCCGGCAAGCATCTGCTCTCCAAGCCCTTCGCGATCGAAGATCTGGCAGCCAAGGTCCGCAGTCTGCTCGACGAGATTTGATCATCCGGCTCCATCCAAACCCCGCCTTCCACCTATTGTGCCGGCACGGCCGTCGGCTTTGCGCCAGCCCCCGGCGGAATTGCCGGCCAGGGGCTCTTCGGCTTGGCCGCCACTGACGAACACGCCGTCGCAAGCCGTGGCCACATGGACGCCAGGCCTGTCAGGTCGATGTCCAGTCCTGTCGTATCCGTCTTTTCGTCCGGCATGGTCGTGGTTTGCCGGACATGCAGCGAGCGAGACGCCAGCATCGTGAAGACCATATCGCGGTCGACGTTGCCACTCCACATTTCGTACTTCCCGGCGTTCACAGGAGAGCCTCCGGCCTCCTTGCTCGTGTCGGCATCCGCCGTCATCGATATCGTGCTTTTGCCGGCGCTCGCCTTGTCGATGTCACCCGCGAACATCAGCGGCACGCGATTCCTGCTTTCGCAATACATGCGCCACTCCATCGTCCGGAATGACGCGCCGTTTTCCGTCTTCGTCACGGCGATCTTGCTGACGAAGGGCCGTGCTCCCGTCTCCAGCCTCCATGTCCCCTCGGCAAAGGGCCGCATGTCGATCCCGAAACGATAGAGCTCGGCGCGCGTCAGCACGTGCAGGTTTTCGTAGGTCACGGTCCGGATGAGGTCATCGAGCTCGCGGCTGATCCCCATCGCCGCGATGAACGCGGCGCGGACGCGTTCGGCTGTCACCATCCGGCGCTGCCTGATCTCTGCGAGCACCTCCGGAGGCGGTTCCCTGCGCATGTTGAGGACGAGCCGGGAGTTATGCACCGCCAGCACTGCATCGGGGGCCACCGCGCGCGATGTTGCTCCGAGAAACAGGTAAGCGCAGGCCGAGTTGCACATCGCATGGTAGGTGGTGAGCTGGGCCTCGACCTCGCCGCCTGCAGTCTTCAGCTTCAGGCATTCGGCGTCCACCTGCGTCTCCGCGGCGCACGCGGCCACGATGGTCCGGCCGACCCGGGCGACCGCCTTGCGGCTGCGCAAGAGCCGCCCGATGACATAGGATTGCTCCACGTTGCCGCCGGGTGAATGAAGGTAGATCGGACGCTGCGTGTCCGTGACGCCCGCCAAGAAGTGGCGAACGCGCGCCGCGGCATTCTCGTCGATCTTGCCCTCGATGGCGATCCAGCGGTCGCAGCCCGGCCCGCACGCGTCCGGCGCTCCCCTGGCAAGATAGATCGTCAGCCCCGGAGCAAATCCGGTCTTTTCGGCCGGTGTTTCTTCGGCATGCATTGCGCCGGGAAGCAACAGGGCGGCGGCGACAAGCAGGATACGGGTGAGCATGAAATTGATGGGACCGGAGGCTTTAAAAAGACGAATGAAGGCTACTCGAAGATCAGACCGTGCATAACTTTCGGTGGCATGGCGAAGCTCAGCTTATTCCTCATCGTCGAACGCGACTACATCCCTTCACGAATGCGCATTGTAAATTTTCGCCCGCGCTGCCGCGTTTGCAGTTTGAGGCCACAGGCGCTATGTCCGGTTTCGGAATGATCTGAACATGACAATCTCTGACGACAATGAGCTCTCCCGCCTGAAGGAGATCGGCCGTATCGTCGCCAACACCCTCGAGGCGATGGGGAAGGCGCTCGAACCGGGCATGACCACCGGCGAGCTGGACCAGATCGGACGAAAGCTCCTGGAAGCCGCCGGGGCACGTTCGGCGCCGGAGCTGGCCTACGACTTTCCCGGGGCGACCTGCATCAGCGTGAACGAGGAGATCGCGCATGGCATCCCGGGGCAGCGACGGATCGCGCGCGGCGATCTCGTCAACATAGACGTTTCAGCCGAGAAGAACGGACTCTTTGCAGACACGGGCGCCTCGTTCGCCGTTCCGCCCGTGAGCCGCGCGATCGAGCGCCTTTGCAGGGATGGCCGGCGGGCGATGTGGACCGGCCTGCGGCAGGTCGGCGCCGGCAAGCCGATGGCCGGCATCGGCCAGGCTATCGGGACCTTCGCGCGGAAGAACGGCTATAGCCTTGTCAGGAATCTCGCCAGTCACGGCGTCGGCCTGTCGCTCCATGAGCAGCCGACGGAAATCGCGACATGGCCCGACCGCTCCGAGCGCCGCATCATGCGTGACGGCCTGGTGTTCACGGTCGAGCCGTTCCTGTCCCTGGGCGCCGAGTGGGCCCAGGACGGCGATGATCCGTGGACGCTGTACAGCAGCCCCGAAGCTCCGACCGTTCAATAGCGAACACACGGTGATTGCCACCCGAAACGGACCCTTGATCGTCACGCTCGCGGGTTAAGGTTGCCGGGGTTGTAGCCCAAGACGGTGCAGCCGCTCGCCGGGCGCGGATGGCGTCAGGCCACGGGATCCCTGTGAACCGCCGAACGGCTTCGATGATCCGGCGCCAGCGACGGCGCGAGCGGAGCAGCGTCGCGTCGCGCGGTGAGTTCGACCGGCGCAGACTTGGCGCCTCGCCAGGCCACTATCCAGATCAGGAAACCGAGCAACGCAAGCGCGGCGCCGACGGGGCCGGTGGAGGTCCAGCCCAACCCCTCGCGAATGGCGAGGCCGCCGAGGAAGGGACCGAGCGCGTTGGCGGTGTTGAACGCGGAATGGTTCAGCGCGGCAGCCAGCGCCTGCGCATCGCCGGCGACGTCCATCAGCCGGGTCTGGAGGATGGCGCCGAGCGAGACGCTGGCACCGATCGCGAAGATGTCGATCGCGAGCAGCCAGGGATTGCCGGCCGCCAGCGGAAACAGCAGCAGCGCGACAGCAGCAAACAGCAGGATCACGCCCGCGGTCGGCATCAACGCGCGGTCGGCAAAGCGCGGCACGAACAGATTGCCGAGCGTGGCGCCGATGCCGAACACCGCCAGGAAGAACGGGATGACCGTTGTGCTGACCTTGGTGACCTCGATCAGTGTCGTCGCAAGATAAGTATAGACGGCAAACATGCCGCCGAAGCCGATGGCGCCGATCGCGAGCGTAATCCAGACGCGTCCGCTTCGGAGCGCACCGAGCTCGCGCAGCGGGTCCGACTTGCCGGCCCGGTCGCGCGGCGCGAACAGCGCGCAAAGCAGCACCGTCAGCAGCGCCAGCATAGACACGAGGCCAAAACTCGCGCGCCAGCCGACCGCCTGGCCGATCAGATTGGCCAGCGGCACGCCGATGATCGTGGCTATGGTCAGGCCGAGCATGACCTGGCCGATCGCCTGGGAGCGGCGATGCTGCGGAACGAGCGAGGCCGCGACCAGCGCGGCGATGCCGAAATAGGCGCCATGCGGCAGCCCCGAGAGGAAGCGTGCCGCGATCATCCAGCCGAAGCCAGGCGCAAGCGCCGTGAGCGCGTTGCCGAGCGCGAACACGGCCATCAGCACCAAGAGCTGCGTGCGCCGCGCGAAGCGCGCGCCAGCTACGGCGATCAGCGGCGCGCCCAGCACCACGCCGAGCGCATAGGCGCTGATCGCGTGTCCCGCGGCCGGCTCGTCGACATGGAGGTCGGCGGCGAAGAACGGCAGCAGGCTCATCGATGCGAATTCGGTGGTTCCGATCGCAAAGCCGCCCATTGCGAGCGAGAACAGGACGATGGCGAGGTGAGGGGGCGCGGAAGCAGATTGCGCTCCGCGCGCGGTCGCTTGGGACGAAGCTGTCATGTGTCCTGCATTGGTGGCGTCAACGGGAACCAGCCCAGTGAACGTCGCCACCCCTGCAAGATTTGTCCGTCGAACTTAAACCTGGATCAGCCCGCGTCAACACCACGGCCGCAATGCAGAGCCGGCCGCATATCAGCATCCCGATTGGCACGTGCCAAACTAGTCGATCCGCTTTGACCGCCGCGCAGCCTTCGGCTTGCTCTGCGCAAAGTACGGGTTCACGACGCAACTCGCTGAACGCCCCACGGCGAGAAACTTGCATTGTTCGAGCGAGGTGTAGCGGCAATCGAAATAGCCCACCTGACCGTAGATCTGCATGCAGACGGGATAGCTGGGATCATAGGTCTGCGCCCGCGCGTGCGCGCTGACGAGCAGCGTGCCGATCGCGGCGAGCGCGAGAGCGGCGCAGCGCATCTCAGCGCAGCGGGAGATAGCCCGGCCCAAATGTGCGCGGGCGGTTCTGATACGCATAGGGATCATCGCTCTGGCCTGCGAAATACGGATTGGCGATGCAGGTCAGCGCGCGGCCCGATGCGCTTGCCTGACACTGCGCGTAGCTGTCGAACCTGCAATTGCTCAGTCCCGGCCATTCGTCGCCCGTCAGGCAGAACGCATGATTGGTGCCGAACGCGCGTGCGGGCGTGCTTGCGTCGAACGCGAATGTGGCGAGAGCGAGCAAAAATGTGGCGACAATGGGGAGAGTAATTCGTCCACGCATTTCAATTCTCCATCACGCGTTTGTGCGCGCGGCGATGTTACGCGCGCACGCGATGAATGTCGTGTAGTCGACATGGAACTCGTGAAAACACTTGTTTCAAAGGGTTTCCCGCGCGCGCTGCTAAACATGCATTAACGTAGCGAGGGCCTTTGGCTCTGACTGTGGCGTCGGAGTTACAGCAATTCTGTCGATCGCTGCTAAGACGACGCCACGGCCCGGGGGCCTACTGAAGAA
This is a stretch of genomic DNA from Bradyrhizobium sp. CB2312. It encodes these proteins:
- a CDS encoding zinc-binding alcohol dehydrogenase family protein produces the protein MKAAVLKSLGSPLVIETAPDPMLGTGEVIVDVVATRVLSYMNEVFDGTRNYALDLPIIPGPGGIGRVRAIGPDATKLAVGDWVFCDPTVRSRDDAVAPDIALQGLTAAGPGGMHLQRHFRHGSFAEQMRVPTENVKRLGAITSEEATQWCALGTLLVPYGGFLAANLQPGETVLVSGATGNFGSAAVSVALAMGAACVVTPGRNEKILADLVRRFGSRVKPVRLTGNEDDDREAMKRAAPGPIDCVFDIMPPSVSPIVVRAAMMTVRAYGRVVLMGGVGMAGGPGLELPYPWLMRNCISIHGVWMYPPDAASRLIALVRSGLLRLDEYQTTTFDLDHANEAVAHAAANGGPFRLTVIRP
- a CDS encoding ABC transporter ATP-binding protein → MEQQGAEDVPVIYLHEIKRQYLQGEVPLTILDGAKLALWPGQSVALVAPSGSGKSTLLHIAGLLEAPDSGEVYVNGAPTSQLPDIERTQLRRTDIGFVYQSHRLLPEFSALENVMLPQMIRGLKKSESVKRAKEILGYLGLGDRITHRPAELSGGEQQRVAIARAVANAPRVLFADEPTGNLDPGTAEHVFQALMQLVKATRVSMLIATHNMELAGRMDRRVSLSNGQVVELE
- a CDS encoding DUF3551 domain-containing protein, which gives rise to MRCAALALAAIGTLLVSAHARAQTYDPSYPVCMQIYGQVGYFDCRYTSLEQCKFLAVGRSASCVVNPYFAQSKPKAARRSKRID
- a CDS encoding MFS transporter, coding for MTASSQATARGAQSASAPPHLAIVLFSLAMGGFAIGTTEFASMSLLPFFAADLHVDEPAAGHAISAYALGVVLGAPLIAVAGARFARRTQLLVLMAVFALGNALTALAPGFGWMIAARFLSGLPHGAYFGIAALVAASLVPQHRRSQAIGQVMLGLTIATIIGVPLANLIGQAVGWRASFGLVSMLALLTVLLCALFAPRDRAGKSDPLRELGALRSGRVWITLAIGAIGFGGMFAVYTYLATTLIEVTKVSTTVIPFFLAVFGIGATLGNLFVPRFADRALMPTAGVILLFAAVALLLFPLAAGNPWLLAIDIFAIGASVSLGAILQTRLMDVAGDAQALAAALNHSAFNTANALGPFLGGLAIREGLGWTSTGPVGAALALLGFLIWIVAWRGAKSAPVELTARRDAAPLAPSLAPDHRSRSAVHRDPVA
- a CDS encoding helix-turn-helix transcriptional regulator encodes the protein MADPRRVEFGDFLRSRREKLSPKTVGLPAGRRRRTAGLRREEVAQLAGIGVDWYIRLEQGRTVSPSVTTIDALARALRLSKTEHAHLKALARDGDKRAFTREVVPAPIRRMIESLPHPAYITGRRWDVLAWNEAAEEVFAFGQLPEQDRNTLLLVLTNKQTRKIYGAGWSDVAKSMVAMFRATHDVWAGDPAFAELLTRLRQGSPEFVKWWEAHEIRSTSSGLKTMNHPTRGLLRFEHTSFQANDDPALKLVIYTPV
- a CDS encoding lipoprotein-releasing ABC transporter permease subunit: MDETMTETVQTAPFAPFEWMLSARYLRARRKEGFISVIAGFSFLGIMLGVATLIIVMAVMNGFRKELLDKILGLNGHILVQPLESPLTDWKDVADRISQVQGIRLAAPVVDGQALASSPWNASGVLVRGIRSDDLNNLTSIAKNIKQGSLEGFDEGQGVAIGRRLADQLSLHAGDSVTLVAPKGAVTPMGTTPRIKPYKIVAVFEIGMSEYDLGFVFMPLAEAQAYFNRSSDVTSIEVFTTNPDKIDAFRTAVTEAAGRPVFLVDWRQRNSTFFNALQVERNVMFLILTMIVLVAALNIVSGLIMLVKDKGSDIAILRTMGASQGSIMRIFLITGASIGVVGTLVGFFVGLVICLNIESIRQFLSWLTSTELFSPELYFLSKLPAEIDIGETTAVVIMALTLSFLATLYPSWRAARLDPVEALRYE
- a CDS encoding DUF3551 domain-containing protein yields the protein MRGRITLPIVATFLLALATFAFDASTPARAFGTNHAFCLTGDEWPGLSNCRFDSYAQCQASASGRALTCIANPYFAGQSDDPYAYQNRPRTFGPGYLPLR